CCAATACAAGTCTCCTGCTCGTCTTCCGGGTACTTATTCTGTGAAAATACTGGCAAAGCCATGTGAATACAATCTCCAAACTAAGATGCTCTCCCTATTACACTCAAATTAATCCTTGGTGTTTTCAGGTCATCAACAATCGGCATCTATTGCATTAATTGTGCTTGCCAGCAGGCGATCGTTCTTAAGAGGGTAATACAAGTCACAGGCTGATATTATCAAAATCTGAAGCGCAGATAGGGTAATCCAGGTTACAATCACAAGATATACAAATTTCTTATGGCTAGGGGCTGGAGACTAAGAAACCCCATGAAAAAATTTGTTTGCCTGAAATAATTACGCTTTTATATTGTGCCATCACACATTTTTTGCTTTTCCATATCTCTATCTCTACAAAGATAAGGAAATAATTAAGATTCCCAATCCCCAGTCTCTAGTCCCCAATTCCAATTCAGGACGCTGGAAAAAATAATTTCATGTAGCTCAACAAAATAGCATTTCCAGCAAATAGAGTAATTACAGATCCGAGTGCTAGAAAAGGGCCAAAAGGCATCTTTTGCGCCAATTTCTGCCGTGAGCGTATAATTACGCTACTACCAACTAAAGCTCCTAGTACACAGGCAATAAAACTAGCTAAGAGCAAATATCTCCATCCTAACCATGCTCCCATCATAGCGGCTAACTTGGCATCGCCAGCACCCATTGCAGCTTTACCAAAGGCTATTGAACCTATTATAGTGATCGCCTCAAATAACCATAAGCCCACAACTGCACCGACAATTGCCCTCATTAGAGAATTTACCAATCCTTGCCAACTAGCTTCTGGTAAAAACCCAACCACCATTTGAAATATAATCCCTATCACCAACCCAGATTGGGTAAGTGGATTGGGTAAAGTCATGGTATCTAAATCGATGAGCGACAGTGCTAATAACCAACAACAAAAAGCCCAATAGCCTATTGTGAAAATTGAAACTTTAAATACCAAAAAAACGAGTATAAATATTAGACCTGTTATCGCTTCTACTACTGGATAACGGAGAGAAATCTTGCTTTTGCAATATCGGCATCGCCCTCTTAACCATATCCATCCCAACA
This region of Nostoc sp. UHCC 0302 genomic DNA includes:
- a CDS encoding A24 family peptidase; translated protein: MDILMIVPASIIVFVLGASIGSFLNVVVYRLPAGLSILWPPSRCPHCLNQLKAYDNVPVLGWIWLRGRCRYCKSKISLRYPVVEAITGLIFILVFLVFKVSIFTIGYWAFCCWLLALSLIDLDTMTLPNPLTQSGLVIGIIFQMVVGFLPEASWQGLVNSLMRAIVGAVVGLWLFEAITIIGSIAFGKAAMGAGDAKLAAMMGAWLGWRYLLLASFIACVLGALVGSSVIIRSRQKLAQKMPFGPFLALGSVITLFAGNAILLSYMKLFFPAS